In Amycolatopsis sp. EV170708-02-1, the following are encoded in one genomic region:
- the paaA gene encoding 1,2-phenylacetyl-CoA epoxidase subunit PaaA, producing MTATLPEEDLERHFEATIERDQRIEPRDWVPEGYRKTMIRQIAQHAHSEIIGMQPEGNWITRAPSLRRKAILLAKVQDEAGHGLYLYSAAATLGADRADLTDKLINGKQKYSSIFNYPTLTFADVGVIGWLVDGAAICNQVPLCRSSYGPYARAMIRICKEESFHQRQGYELLMTMMRGTEKQREMVQEAVNRWWWPSLMMFGPPDADSPNTAQSMAWKVKRHTNDELRQRFVDMSIPQAEALGVTFPDPDLKWNAERGHYDFGAVDWDEFKNVLKGNGPCNAERIAHRRRAQEDGAWVREAASAHAAKKGS from the coding sequence ATGACCGCGACATTGCCCGAGGAAGACCTCGAACGGCATTTCGAGGCCACCATCGAGCGCGACCAGCGCATCGAGCCACGTGACTGGGTGCCCGAGGGCTACCGCAAGACGATGATCCGCCAGATCGCGCAGCACGCGCATTCGGAGATCATCGGCATGCAGCCGGAAGGAAACTGGATCACCCGCGCGCCTTCCTTGCGGCGTAAGGCGATCTTGCTCGCCAAGGTGCAGGACGAGGCCGGGCACGGATTGTACCTGTACTCCGCGGCCGCCACGCTCGGCGCCGACCGCGCGGATCTGACGGACAAGCTGATCAACGGCAAGCAGAAGTACTCGTCGATCTTCAACTACCCGACGCTGACCTTCGCCGACGTCGGCGTGATCGGCTGGCTGGTGGACGGCGCGGCGATCTGCAACCAGGTCCCGTTGTGCCGCAGTTCGTACGGGCCGTACGCGCGCGCCATGATCCGTATCTGCAAGGAGGAGTCCTTCCATCAGCGGCAGGGCTACGAGCTGCTGATGACCATGATGCGCGGCACCGAGAAGCAGCGCGAGATGGTGCAGGAGGCGGTGAATCGCTGGTGGTGGCCGTCGCTGATGATGTTCGGCCCGCCGGACGCGGATTCGCCGAACACCGCGCAGTCGATGGCGTGGAAGGTCAAGCGGCACACCAACGACGAACTGCGCCAGCGCTTTGTCGACATGTCCATCCCGCAGGCCGAGGCGCTGGGCGTCACCTTCCCGGATCCGGACCTGAAGTGGAACGCCGAACGCGGGCACTACGACTTCGGCGCCGTCGACTGGGACGAGTTCAAGAACGTGTTGAAGGGCAACGGCCCCTGCAACGCCGAGCGCATCGCGCACCGGCGGCGGGCACAGGAAGACGGCGCGTGGGTGCGGGAAGCCGCCTCGGCGCACGCAGCGAAGAAGGGTTCGTGA
- the paaB gene encoding 1,2-phenylacetyl-CoA epoxidase subunit PaaB: MKHDWPLYEVFVRGKRGLNHVHVGSLHAADDDMALHHARDLYTRRNEGVSIWVVKASDITASSPDEKDPFFAPSGDKVYRHPTFYDIPDNVPHI; the protein is encoded by the coding sequence ATGAAACACGACTGGCCGTTGTACGAGGTGTTCGTCCGGGGCAAGCGCGGGCTGAACCACGTGCACGTGGGTTCGCTGCACGCGGCGGACGACGACATGGCGCTGCACCACGCGCGGGATCTGTACACCCGCCGCAACGAGGGCGTGTCGATCTGGGTCGTGAAGGCCTCGGACATCACGGCGTCCTCACCGGACGAGAAGGACCCGTTCTTCGCGCCCAGCGGCGACAAGGTGTACCGGCACCCGACGTTCTACGACATCCCCGACAACGTTCCCCACATCTGA